In one window of Ruminococcus albus AD2013 DNA:
- a CDS encoding DUF6678 family protein has product MRTAGASRYWGFEPRCIMTADELKSEAFQAAQAKGLENCLSKEKWDILRRAMMNEMPFLPTYTAKFITDEEPCTEEINWHEAYVYEGLFNGAFALEWVKIRPCTQKVRGKLIAPEIIDAGKELEDILKKYSIPCEEENGVYTIFGWR; this is encoded by the coding sequence TTGAGAACTGCGGGTGCTTCACGATACTGGGGCTTTGAACCGAGGTGTATCATGACTGCTGACGAACTTAAATCAGAAGCTTTTCAGGCGGCACAGGCAAAAGGTCTTGAAAATTGTCTGAGCAAGGAAAAGTGGGATATCCTGCGGCGGGCTATGATGAACGAAATGCCGTTCCTGCCGACGTATACTGCAAAATTTATCACAGATGAAGAGCCATGCACCGAGGAAATAAACTGGCACGAAGCCTATGTATACGAGGGCTTGTTCAACGGTGCCTTTGCACTGGAATGGGTGAAGATACGACCATGCACCCAAAAGGTGCGCGGTAAACTTATTGCCCCCGAGATAATTGATGCGGGGAAAGAACTTGAAGATATACTGAAAAAGTATTCCATACCCTGTGAGGAAGAAAACGGCGTGTATACTATCTTCGGATGGAGATGA
- a CDS encoding GNAT family N-acetyltransferase, with product MAEIVFCENADEELERFVADGFEEHSAENGTSADYNEFTFAAKDGSDIVGAVMGHAYYNEVHISELIVRKEYRGKDIGTALIKAVEDRFRDKGYDHISLTTHRFQAAGFYEKCGFTVEFIRKSRTDPKLDKYFMVKYI from the coding sequence ATGGCTGAGATAGTTTTCTGCGAGAACGCAGATGAAGAACTTGAAAGATTCGTTGCTGATGGTTTTGAGGAACATTCAGCCGAGAACGGAACGTCAGCCGATTATAACGAGTTTACATTTGCCGCAAAGGACGGTAGTGATATCGTGGGTGCGGTGATGGGTCATGCTTACTATAATGAAGTACATATCAGCGAACTGATAGTACGTAAAGAATACCGCGGCAAGGATATCGGCACAGCACTGATAAAGGCTGTGGAAGACAGGTTCCGTGACAAAGGATATGATCACATCAGCCTTACAACTCACCGTTTTCAGGCGGCGGGATTTTATGAGAAGTGTGGGTTCACGGTGGAGTTCATCAGGAAAAGCCGCACCGATCCTAAACTGGATAAATATTTCATGGTAAAATATATTTGA
- a CDS encoding glutamate-5-semialdehyde dehydrogenase, giving the protein MGYIDTLGQKAQAAKGTIAFASSDMKNDALLEIAHILRSSKKEIIEANAVDLENGRIRKMTESLLDRLALNDARIEGMANACEALAKYPDPVGEVVDGSTRPNGMKIERVRVPMGVVGMIYEARPNVTVDAAILSLKSGNAVILRGGKEAINSNKCLADLMRVAVKRAGFDPDIIQLVEDTDRGIAHDMMTANKYIDILVPRGGAQLIKAVVQTATVPVIETGTGNCHVYVDASADLKMAVDIVDNGKTQRPSVCNAVETCLVHRDVAEKFLPKLKKRLDEHNVEIRGCELTKQILGGCVVPADEDDYATEFLDYIIAVKVVDDLAEAIEHISKYSTGHSECIVTESLFSAQEFTKRIDAAAVYVNVSTRFTDGEMFGLGAELGISTQKLHARGPMGLREMTTTKYIVTGNGQIRK; this is encoded by the coding sequence ATGGGTTACATCGACACACTGGGTCAGAAAGCGCAGGCAGCCAAGGGCACTATCGCTTTCGCTTCATCTGACATGAAAAATGATGCTCTGCTGGAGATAGCACATATCCTCCGCAGCAGCAAGAAAGAGATCATCGAGGCTAACGCTGTTGATCTCGAAAACGGCAGAATACGCAAGATGACCGAATCCCTGCTGGACAGACTTGCACTTAACGATGCAAGAATAGAGGGCATGGCAAATGCCTGCGAAGCACTTGCAAAGTATCCCGACCCTGTGGGCGAGGTAGTTGACGGAAGCACTCGTCCCAACGGCATGAAGATAGAGAGAGTCCGCGTACCTATGGGCGTTGTTGGCATGATATACGAAGCACGTCCCAACGTTACCGTTGATGCGGCTATACTCAGCCTTAAAAGCGGCAACGCAGTTATCCTCCGCGGCGGCAAGGAAGCTATAAACTCAAACAAATGCCTGGCTGACCTGATGCGTGTTGCAGTAAAGAGGGCAGGTTTCGATCCCGATATTATCCAGCTGGTAGAGGATACCGACAGAGGTATCGCACACGATATGATGACAGCTAACAAGTACATCGATATACTTGTTCCCCGCGGCGGTGCACAGCTTATCAAGGCTGTTGTACAGACAGCTACTGTTCCTGTTATCGAAACAGGCACAGGCAACTGCCATGTTTATGTTGATGCTTCGGCTGACCTGAAAATGGCTGTTGACATCGTTGATAACGGCAAGACACAGAGACCTTCTGTATGCAACGCTGTGGAGACCTGTCTTGTACACCGCGATGTTGCTGAGAAGTTCCTGCCCAAGCTGAAGAAGCGTCTTGACGAGCATAATGTGGAGATACGCGGCTGTGAGCTTACCAAGCAGATACTTGGCGGCTGTGTTGTTCCCGCTGATGAGGACGACTATGCAACAGAGTTCCTGGATTATATTATAGCAGTAAAGGTAGTTGATGACCTTGCTGAGGCTATCGAGCATATCTCAAAGTACAGCACTGGACATTCCGAGTGCATAGTTACCGAGAGCCTGTTCTCTGCGCAGGAATTCACTAAGCGTATCGATGCGGCGGCTGTATACGTAAATGTTTCTACACGTTTCACCGACGGCGAGATGTTCGGTCTGGGTGCCGAGCTGGGTATATCCACTCAGAAGCTCCACGCAAGAGGACCTATGGGTCTGCGCGAGATGACCACGACCAAGTACATCGTAACAGGCAACGGTCAGATAAGAAAATAA
- the rpe gene encoding ribulose-phosphate 3-epimerase: protein MKNLVSASLLGCDLADLKNEIKSIEKAGADWLHCDVMDGVFVNNISFGTPVLKCVRKAASVPMDTHLMITDPIRYIDDYAGLGSDNITFHLEAASDPQAVIDKIHSHGISAGISIKPGTPVSEVKPYLGSVDMVLVMTVEPGFGGQKFVADTLEKISEIRYLLDSMGRSEVNIEVDGGVNGETVKLCREAGANVFVSGSYIFGAEDRKAAVNSLK, encoded by the coding sequence ATGAAAAATCTTGTATCGGCTTCACTGCTGGGCTGTGATCTGGCAGATCTGAAAAACGAGATAAAAAGCATTGAAAAGGCAGGTGCTGACTGGCTGCACTGTGATGTCATGGACGGCGTTTTCGTGAACAATATCAGCTTCGGCACACCTGTGCTGAAATGTGTGAGGAAAGCGGCATCGGTGCCTATGGACACTCATCTGATGATAACCGACCCCATACGCTATATCGATGATTACGCGGGATTAGGTTCGGATAACATCACATTCCATCTTGAAGCGGCAAGCGATCCGCAGGCTGTGATAGACAAGATACATTCCCACGGGATAAGCGCGGGTATATCCATAAAGCCCGGTACTCCCGTTTCGGAGGTCAAGCCTTATCTCGGCAGTGTGGACATGGTGCTTGTGATGACTGTCGAGCCAGGATTCGGCGGACAGAAATTTGTGGCTGACACGCTGGAAAAGATAAGCGAGATACGCTATCTTCTCGACAGCATGGGACGTTCTGAAGTGAACATCGAGGTCGATGGCGGCGTGAACGGTGAGACTGTTAAACTCTGCCGAGAAGCGGGTGCGAATGTGTTCGTTTCAGGCTCTTACATCTTCGGCGCTGAAGACAGGAAAGCCGCTGTCAATTCGCTGAAATAA
- a CDS encoding dockerin type I domain-containing protein, with protein sequence MIKNLFRGLFTAAIASAAALSAMVCAEAYELERHTQSEIKEMYQKMYFDLHDVPAYSEAYSTKKPTYAGKLEQDTLDDGLDSVNFCRYLAGLPYDVELDESYNELAQNASLIIYINQMLSHTPTKPSVMSDEVFALAKQGSGDSNIGKGYLNIQASVVEGYMFDTDKNNISKLGHRRWILNPDMQKTGLGAVYDGTAMYVRDKTRKDKFTGDYICWPPSNMPNEFVSIDEKNGYAYSVTLSTKVYSAPKRDKVRVTLTSKLTGKTMTFDNKSPNDVSKLIGYFDVSDANIASNNNCIIFNPGVFPKNDVIDITITGIYDKEGKERPISYKVNYFDLLDEEDYTLAFPKDSYEVEIGDSLLIKAYDHPLITGGYRIWHSCDSGGYLRDYIDDIQSGGNIYLIPKKEGVLSFYAGDGKDFFDDVSCKVTITHKHTRGPWIVEKGPTATEPGYRYKECSECHKKVDGEVMPATSVAAAEIEFADETHIYTNSAVEPKIKVHSSGKRLIEGTDYTVSYKNNNAVGTGHLTIRGMGYFNGTKTVDFLISRRAPVQLSRQDITVKTSGIVYTGEAIEPKITIKESTYTLQKDKDYTVEYSDNTEVGTGKLTITGKGDYLGSLSYTFKIEPADIGYPWSIKKIDDVKYTGKPLKIKFELRSPVSGAAMVEGRDYTVSCKNNVNIGTATITVVGIGNYNGTASMNFNIVSPEDYKGPDDRDDVIEIECNTVLSIKGGDSNTQVVFIDSKGAVIKENAASDGTMYADMPEGEYVVWILGYSCRPVKTALTVGSSLSAADVKLYRYGDITRDGKININDISMAAAFIKGKRVPADEEQSDLSDVNRDGKQSIADITKIAAHAKGKRILVVDEGFVIPELADMA encoded by the coding sequence ATGATAAAAAATCTGTTCAGAGGTCTGTTCACAGCAGCAATTGCATCAGCGGCTGCATTGTCTGCTATGGTGTGCGCAGAAGCCTATGAGCTTGAAAGGCATACGCAGTCCGAGATCAAAGAAATGTATCAGAAGATGTATTTCGATCTCCATGATGTTCCCGCTTACAGTGAAGCTTATTCTACGAAAAAGCCTACATATGCAGGCAAACTGGAACAGGACACCCTTGATGACGGTCTTGATTCCGTCAACTTCTGCCGATATCTGGCAGGTCTGCCCTACGATGTTGAGCTTGATGAAAGTTACAACGAACTTGCGCAGAACGCAAGCCTGATAATATATATCAATCAGATGCTGAGCCACACCCCCACCAAACCCTCCGTAATGAGCGACGAGGTATTTGCTCTGGCAAAGCAGGGTTCAGGTGATTCCAATATAGGCAAGGGATATCTGAATATCCAGGCATCGGTAGTCGAGGGCTATATGTTCGATACCGATAAGAACAATATATCAAAGCTTGGTCACAGGCGCTGGATACTTAATCCCGATATGCAGAAAACAGGTCTGGGCGCGGTATATGACGGTACTGCGATGTATGTCAGGGACAAGACCCGTAAGGATAAATTTACCGGGGATTATATCTGCTGGCCGCCATCGAATATGCCGAATGAATTTGTATCTATCGATGAAAAGAACGGTTATGCATATTCCGTTACCCTCAGTACAAAGGTCTATTCCGCACCGAAGAGGGATAAGGTCAGGGTAACTCTGACTTCAAAGCTCACAGGCAAGACTATGACTTTCGATAATAAGTCACCCAACGATGTCTCAAAGCTGATCGGATATTTTGATGTAAGTGATGCAAACATAGCATCGAACAACAATTGCATAATATTCAATCCGGGTGTATTTCCGAAGAACGATGTTATCGACATAACGATAACAGGCATTTACGACAAGGAAGGCAAGGAAAGACCAATCAGCTATAAGGTGAATTATTTCGACCTTCTGGACGAGGAGGATTATACTCTCGCATTCCCAAAGGATAGCTATGAGGTGGAAATAGGGGATTCTTTGCTGATAAAAGCATACGACCATCCTCTTATAACAGGCGGATACCGTATATGGCACAGCTGCGACAGCGGCGGATATCTTCGTGATTATATAGATGATATACAGTCAGGCGGAAACATATATCTGATACCCAAAAAGGAAGGCGTACTGTCCTTTTATGCAGGCGACGGTAAAGATTTCTTTGATGATGTATCCTGCAAGGTCACCATAACCCATAAGCACACCCGAGGTCCATGGATAGTTGAGAAAGGACCGACTGCGACAGAACCGGGCTACCGCTATAAGGAATGTTCGGAATGTCATAAAAAAGTTGACGGTGAGGTAATGCCCGCAACATCAGTGGCTGCTGCTGAGATCGAGTTCGCTGATGAAACCCATATCTATACAAACAGCGCGGTCGAGCCAAAGATAAAGGTACATTCAAGCGGCAAGCGTCTGATAGAGGGTACGGATTATACCGTCAGCTATAAGAACAACAATGCTGTGGGTACAGGTCATCTGACGATCAGAGGCATGGGCTATTTCAACGGAACAAAGACAGTGGATTTCCTGATATCAAGGCGTGCTCCCGTGCAGTTGAGCAGGCAGGATATCACAGTGAAGACAAGTGGTATAGTATATACAGGTGAAGCGATAGAACCTAAGATAACCATAAAAGAGAGTACGTATACCTTACAAAAGGACAAGGATTATACTGTTGAGTATTCCGATAACACAGAGGTAGGCACAGGTAAGCTTACTATAACGGGCAAGGGCGATTATCTCGGCTCACTGAGCTATACATTCAAGATAGAGCCCGCCGATATCGGATATCCCTGGAGCATCAAAAAGATCGATGATGTAAAATATACAGGCAAGCCCTTAAAGATAAAGTTTGAACTGAGAAGCCCTGTTTCGGGTGCGGCAATGGTCGAGGGCAGGGATTATACAGTATCCTGCAAAAATAATGTGAACATAGGCACAGCTACGATAACTGTTGTGGGTATCGGTAATTACAACGGTACTGCGAGTATGAATTTCAACATAGTTTCTCCCGAAGACTATAAAGGTCCCGATGATCGCGATGACGTTATCGAGATAGAATGCAACACTGTTCTTTCGATAAAGGGCGGCGACAGCAATACGCAGGTAGTGTTTATAGACAGCAAAGGCGCAGTCATCAAGGAGAATGCAGCATCTGACGGCACTATGTATGCAGACATGCCCGAGGGCGAATATGTGGTATGGATACTGGGATATTCATGCCGACCCGTAAAGACAGCACTGACAGTGGGAAGTTCGCTGAGTGCGGCAGATGTCAAGTTATACAGATACGGCGATATCACCCGCGACGGCAAGATAAATATTAACGATATTTCGATGGCTGCCGCATTCATAAAAGGCAAGCGTGTACCTGCTGACGAAGAGCAGTCCGACCTCTCGGATGTTAACCGTGACGGCAAGCAGAGTATCGCAGATATCACCAAGATTGCGGCGCATGCAAAGGGCAAAAGGATACTTGTGGTGGATGAAGGATTTGTAATACCCGAACTTGCTGATATGGCATGA
- a CDS encoding nicotinate phosphoribosyltransferase produces the protein MTELNYTMLCDFYELTMGNGYLLSGMDSKTAYFDLFFRRVPDGGGFAVACGLEQIIDYIDDLHFSDDDIRYLRGKGVFSEEFLNYLADFKFTGDVWAVPEGTVIFPNEPIITVRAPAIQAQLIETYLLLCVNHQSLIATKANRIARAAQGRAVSEFGSRRAHGADAAILGARAAGIGGVKNTACTITDQLFGFPATGTMAHSWVQMFDSEYDAFAAYCKCYPDSTVLLVDTFNVLKSGIPNAIKAFDDVLKPLGKRPVGVRLDSGDITYLSKKARKMLDDAGYPDCKIIASNSLDEYIIRDMIFQGAAIDGFGVGERLITARSEPVFGGVYKLVAVEDTNGNITPKIKISENVVKITNPHFKKVYRIYDRVNHKAIADLLCVHDEVLDENAPLTLFDPNFTWKKKTVTDFEARELLVPIFAGGKLVYKKPAYADIVAYAAEEVDTLWDEVTRFENPHNYYVDLSKKLWDIKNDLLNSGR, from the coding sequence ATGACCGAACTGAATTACACCATGCTCTGTGACTTTTACGAGCTGACAATGGGCAACGGCTACCTCCTCAGCGGAATGGACAGCAAGACAGCTTACTTTGACCTGTTTTTCCGAAGAGTTCCCGACGGCGGAGGATTTGCAGTTGCCTGCGGACTTGAACAGATAATCGACTACATCGATGATCTGCATTTCTCCGATGATGATATAAGATACCTTCGCGGCAAGGGCGTATTCAGCGAGGAATTTTTAAATTATCTGGCAGATTTTAAATTCACAGGTGACGTATGGGCAGTCCCCGAGGGTACAGTGATATTCCCGAACGAGCCTATCATCACGGTACGCGCACCTGCTATACAGGCTCAGCTTATCGAAACTTATCTTCTGCTGTGCGTAAACCATCAGTCGCTTATCGCCACTAAAGCGAACCGCATCGCGCGGGCGGCACAGGGCAGGGCAGTCAGCGAATTCGGTTCAAGGCGAGCCCACGGTGCGGACGCGGCTATCCTGGGCGCAAGGGCGGCGGGCATAGGCGGCGTGAAGAATACCGCCTGCACCATAACCGACCAGCTTTTCGGATTCCCCGCAACAGGAACTATGGCGCATTCATGGGTGCAGATGTTCGACAGCGAGTATGACGCTTTCGCGGCGTACTGCAAATGCTATCCCGACAGCACCGTACTTCTTGTGGATACTTTTAACGTACTGAAAAGCGGTATCCCCAACGCTATCAAGGCTTTTGACGATGTACTGAAGCCCCTTGGCAAACGTCCCGTAGGCGTAAGGCTGGATTCGGGGGATATCACCTATCTTTCCAAAAAAGCCAGAAAGATGCTGGACGATGCGGGCTATCCCGACTGCAAGATAATCGCTTCAAATTCGCTGGACGAATACATTATCCGCGATATGATATTCCAGGGTGCTGCGATAGACGGCTTCGGCGTGGGCGAAAGACTCATCACCGCCCGCAGTGAACCTGTTTTCGGCGGAGTATATAAGCTTGTCGCCGTTGAAGATACCAACGGAAATATAACCCCGAAGATCAAGATAAGCGAGAACGTGGTGAAGATCACCAATCCTCATTTCAAGAAAGTATATCGCATTTACGACAGGGTGAACCATAAGGCGATAGCCGACCTGCTGTGTGTTCACGATGAAGTTCTTGACGAGAACGCCCCTCTGACTTTGTTTGACCCGAATTTCACCTGGAAGAAAAAGACAGTCACGGATTTTGAGGCAAGGGAACTTCTGGTACCAATATTCGCAGGCGGAAAGCTGGTCTACAAAAAGCCCGCCTATGCTGATATCGTAGCATATGCGGCAGAAGAAGTCGACACCCTCTGGGACGAGGTAACACGTTTTGAAAATCCCCACAATTACTATGTGGATCTCTCGAAGAAGCTCTGGGATATCAAGAACGATCTCCTGAATTCGGGAAGATAG
- a CDS encoding response regulator transcription factor yields the protein MFQILVVEDDASLRRLMSAALKQNGYQPFTASDGIEALDMLEKTNIDLIISDIMMPNMDGYELTRQLRSANFQMPIIMVTAKESFEDKKVGFDAGTDDYMVKPIDINEMILRVGALLKRSKLASEHTMTVGNCVLDYDAQTVAFDGQPGETIPQMEFKLLFKLLSYPNKIFTRRQLLDELWGMDKDVDERTVDVHIKRLRERYGTAEAFSIVTVRGLGYKAVKQ from the coding sequence ATGTTCCAGATACTTGTTGTTGAAGACGATGCCAGCCTGCGCCGCCTGATGAGCGCTGCCCTGAAACAGAACGGATATCAGCCTTTTACTGCCAGCGACGGCATAGAAGCTCTGGATATGCTGGAAAAGACCAATATCGACCTGATAATCTCTGACATCATGATGCCGAATATGGACGGCTACGAACTCACAAGACAGCTGAGAAGCGCGAATTTCCAGATGCCTATTATAATGGTAACAGCCAAGGAGAGTTTCGAGGACAAAAAGGTCGGTTTCGATGCGGGCACAGATGACTATATGGTCAAGCCTATCGATATCAACGAGATGATACTCCGTGTGGGCGCACTTCTGAAAAGGTCGAAGCTTGCCAGTGAGCACACCATGACCGTGGGCAACTGCGTACTTGACTATGATGCCCAGACAGTAGCTTTTGACGGTCAGCCCGGGGAGACTATCCCCCAGATGGAATTCAAGCTGCTGTTCAAGCTGCTGTCCTATCCAAACAAGATATTCACCCGCAGACAGCTTCTGGACGAACTGTGGGGCATGGATAAGGATGTTGATGAAAGAACGGTGGACGTACATATAAAGCGTCTGCGTGAACGTTACGGCACAGCTGAGGCTTTCTCCATAGTAACAGTCAGAGGACTGGGTTATAAGGCGGTAAAACAGTGA
- a CDS encoding HAMP domain-containing sensor histidine kinase, whose protein sequence is MKKAIKYTPPASLKPVRHPPKQRMTMQFKLAMMFFIVMFISASISVSVLLLIFSPVMKENAVSQMTSFALSAKELQNDERFNYDRIVNLLNNSSYDITVLEPDSKEVQAHIDDIDETGYYISTEGIIPSAIMITRIKDRYVRVNTFNSENIFWIVNLVTIVAFMSSIMLGTIITTFVGRTMLQPIHDLSMATSEVARGNFSVRVRENGSDEYGTLQRNFNKMAQELSGIETLRGDFISNVSHEFKTPLASIQGFAKLFQNPTLSMEDRDEYTQIIIDETSRLSKLSSNILNLTKLENQTTIGKKKRFRIDEQIRKIILMLEPEWSKKDIDMDIDLEDIIYVGNEDLMGQIWQNIVNNAIKFTPQGGQIKVNLFRGEMGIVTKIWDNGPQIPAEKKDKIFEKFYQGDRSRATEGNGLGLALVKRIVDLADGKITVDNPFEGGVVFVVELPYQIEDMM, encoded by the coding sequence GTGAAAAAAGCAATAAAGTATACCCCGCCCGCATCGTTGAAACCTGTCAGACATCCACCCAAGCAGCGCATGACCATGCAGTTCAAGCTGGCTATGATGTTCTTTATAGTAATGTTCATATCTGCGAGTATCTCCGTAAGCGTACTGCTGCTGATATTCAGCCCTGTGATGAAAGAGAATGCTGTGTCACAGATGACCTCATTTGCACTTTCTGCAAAGGAACTCCAGAATGATGAGAGGTTCAATTATGACAGGATAGTCAATCTGCTGAACAATTCTTCATATGATATCACTGTACTTGAACCCGACAGCAAGGAAGTACAGGCTCATATCGATGACATCGACGAAACAGGATACTATATCAGCACCGAGGGCATAATACCCAGTGCAATTATGATAACCAGGATAAAAGACAGATACGTCCGCGTGAATACTTTCAACAGTGAGAATATTTTCTGGATAGTCAACCTGGTTACCATAGTGGCGTTCATGTCCAGTATCATGCTGGGTACGATAATCACCACTTTCGTGGGACGCACCATGCTTCAGCCGATACACGACCTGAGTATGGCGACTTCCGAGGTCGCAAGAGGTAATTTCTCGGTTAGAGTACGTGAGAACGGTTCTGATGAGTACGGCACTCTCCAGAGGAACTTCAACAAGATGGCACAGGAGCTTTCGGGTATCGAAACTCTCCGCGGTGACTTTATCTCCAATGTATCCCACGAATTCAAAACGCCGCTGGCTTCCATACAGGGCTTCGCCAAGCTTTTTCAGAACCCCACTCTCAGCATGGAGGACAGGGACGAGTATACACAGATAATCATTGATGAGACATCAAGGCTTTCAAAACTCTCATCGAATATACTCAATCTTACAAAGCTTGAGAACCAGACCACCATCGGCAAGAAGAAACGTTTCCGCATTGATGAACAGATTCGCAAGATCATACTCATGCTCGAACCCGAGTGGTCGAAAAAGGATATCGATATGGATATCGACCTTGAAGATATCATATACGTCGGCAATGAAGATCTGATGGGTCAGATATGGCAGAACATAGTCAACAACGCGATCAAGTTCACTCCCCAGGGCGGACAGATAAAAGTTAACCTCTTCCGCGGAGAAATGGGCATAGTTACCAAGATATGGGATAACGGTCCCCAGATACCCGCAGAAAAGAAAGACAAGATATTCGAGAAATTCTATCAGGGCGACCGTTCCCGCGCCACCGAGGGCAACGGACTTGGCCTTGCACTGGTAAAGAGAATAGTCGATCTGGCAGACGGCAAGATCACCGTGGATAACCCATTTGAAGGCGGTGTGGTATTCGTTGTTGAGCTTCCTTATCAGATAGAGGATATGATGTAA
- a CDS encoding SH3 domain-containing protein, producing the protein MPENNQHRNNHPRQPMQGQGGQYRQGQHNMQGRPDRQGARRPSPNRQGARRTRKQQENDAQISAAVKGIIAIMLTLLIVVVVIMLFWKSLFTGTEKGDLATGTITSTQYHGPETKTATEREGSKKSTKKKTSKKQDDDEEDEDTQKITCTGAVLLHPEPSSSSATLDTIPGGVEVTFIRNENNWFYVEYNGQEGYAWGNYFTAPVGLN; encoded by the coding sequence ATGCCCGAGAATAATCAGCATAGAAATAATCATCCCCGCCAGCCCATGCAGGGACAGGGCGGTCAGTACAGACAGGGACAGCATAATATGCAGGGAAGACCCGACAGACAGGGCGCAAGACGTCCATCACCCAACAGACAGGGCGCAAGAAGAACAAGAAAACAGCAGGAAAATGATGCACAGATATCAGCGGCAGTAAAGGGTATCATCGCTATAATGCTGACACTGCTGATAGTTGTGGTTGTAATAATGCTTTTCTGGAAGAGCTTGTTTACAGGTACTGAAAAGGGTGATCTTGCTACAGGTACTATCACATCTACACAATACCACGGACCCGAGACCAAGACCGCTACCGAGCGTGAAGGTTCTAAAAAGTCCACCAAGAAGAAAACTTCTAAAAAACAGGATGATGACGAGGAAGATGAGGATACACAGAAGATAACCTGTACAGGTGCAGTGCTCCTCCACCCCGAGCCTTCTTCAAGCTCCGCTACACTGGATACTATCCCCGGCGGTGTTGAGGTAACTTTCATACGCAACGAGAACAACTGGTTCTATGTTGAGTATAACGGTCAGGAGGGCTACGCATGGGGCAACTACTTTACAGCTCCCGTAGGACTGAACTAA
- a CDS encoding LytTR family DNA-binding domain-containing protein: MKVRLLVREERYAEIYKQLSAAGIEIDDTADLILSENNVCVKYLIGRQGDDIFRLDVREITHIESFAHDIIAYSGGAEYKLTERLRRLEEILDPGEFIRVSNSAIVAVHHIKSIRPAISQKYLLTLTDGSKVDVTRTYYYIFKEFLGI; the protein is encoded by the coding sequence ATGAAAGTCAGGCTGCTTGTAAGAGAGGAAAGATACGCCGAGATATACAAACAGCTGTCTGCGGCGGGTATCGAGATAGATGATACAGCCGACCTTATTCTCAGCGAAAACAATGTCTGCGTAAAATACCTTATCGGCAGACAAGGCGATGATATTTTCAGGCTTGATGTCAGAGAGATAACACATATAGAAAGTTTCGCCCATGATATCATAGCATACAGCGGAGGTGCGGAGTACAAACTGACAGAACGTCTGCGGCGGCTGGAGGAGATACTTGATCCCGGGGAATTCATAAGAGTGAGCAATTCGGCGATAGTGGCAGTACACCATATAAAAAGCATACGTCCTGCCATTTCGCAGAAATATCTGCTGACCCTCACCGATGGCAGCAAAGTCGATGTAACAAGGACATACTATTACATATTCAAGGAATTCCTGGGCATTTAA